One genomic segment of Desulfocapsa sulfexigens DSM 10523 includes these proteins:
- a CDS encoding histidine phosphatase family protein, whose protein sequence is MQRLFKGNTVEPNQTLIALLRHGKTLWNEEGRIQGRQDSPLSSKGSKQVHDWGRFIGNYAIDHIVASDLGRVRETVAIIQQYCNSVPVEWKQSLREQAWGEWEGKSFRELKNQQPEELATQIRAGWDFRPPGGESRKEVLQRALPVIKDIPRKYPGKRILVISHEGIVKSIIYHLAGRAFLPEEEKLLQKRQLHLLLGGWDSLQLGPLNILPTPDKAENQ, encoded by the coding sequence ATGCAGAGACTCTTTAAAGGAAACACTGTAGAACCGAATCAAACGCTAATAGCTTTGCTGCGTCACGGAAAAACCCTATGGAACGAAGAGGGCAGAATACAGGGACGCCAGGATTCACCACTTTCCAGCAAGGGAAGCAAGCAGGTCCACGACTGGGGCAGGTTTATCGGGAACTACGCTATTGATCATATTGTTGCCAGTGATCTTGGAAGGGTCAGGGAAACCGTGGCCATTATCCAGCAATACTGCAATTCTGTCCCGGTTGAATGGAAGCAAAGTTTGCGAGAACAGGCCTGGGGAGAATGGGAGGGGAAATCGTTTCGCGAACTCAAGAACCAACAGCCAGAAGAACTCGCCACCCAGATACGTGCCGGCTGGGATTTCCGGCCACCCGGTGGGGAGAGCAGAAAAGAAGTGCTACAACGCGCCCTGCCTGTCATCAAAGACATACCACGCAAGTATCCTGGAAAACGAATTCTTGTTATATCCCATGAAGGGATTGTTAAATCAATTATTTATCATCTGGCCGGCCGCGCTTTCCTCCCAGAGGAAGAGAAACTCCTGCAGAAGCGGCAGCTCCATCTCCTTCTTGGAGGATGGGACTCACTCCAGCTGGGGCCACTCAATATCCTGCCAACTCCTGACAAAGCTGAAAACCAATGA
- a CDS encoding glycosyltransferase family 4 protein translates to MRICFYAPFKPLDHSNPSGDLIIATGLHDFLVAQGHQVLIASSLRTRWIYLNPIRFIKIFKERRDTSQRLRNFSPDLWLSYHCYYKAPDLLGPGLCKKFNIPYCIFQGIYSTKQRRRLKGKIGFYLNRHSLQQADQLFSNRKVDLENLQRIIPPEKLAYIKPGIFPESFCFDQTERKKMHRAWQIDEEPVILTAAMFRPDVKTEGLAWMIKSLAKLVKKSVPFKLIIAGDGSERETLIKLANQHLPDRVIFTGRIARENMYRFYSGGDLFAFPGIRESLGMVYLEAQSCGLPVVAFDNGGIPEIVDQNKTAFLTKPFDEDSFCLRIKLLLQDKRQRTIMGAAAAKHVRQNHDLHSNYLKFEHILMSHAETL, encoded by the coding sequence ATGCGGATCTGTTTCTACGCCCCCTTCAAGCCCCTTGATCACTCCAATCCTTCGGGAGACCTTATCATTGCCACAGGGCTCCATGATTTTCTCGTTGCACAGGGACATCAGGTGCTGATCGCAAGCAGTCTCAGGACACGATGGATCTATCTTAACCCAATACGTTTTATTAAAATATTCAAAGAACGAAGAGACACCTCACAGCGTCTTCGGAATTTTTCCCCTGATTTATGGCTCAGCTATCACTGCTACTATAAAGCCCCTGACCTGCTGGGGCCTGGATTATGTAAAAAATTCAATATCCCTTACTGTATCTTTCAGGGTATATACTCCACAAAACAGAGGCGCAGATTGAAAGGAAAGATCGGGTTCTATCTCAATCGCCACAGCCTGCAGCAGGCTGATCAACTCTTCAGCAACAGGAAAGTGGATCTGGAAAACCTGCAAAGAATCATTCCTCCGGAAAAACTTGCTTATATAAAACCAGGTATTTTCCCTGAATCGTTTTGCTTTGATCAAACCGAACGAAAAAAAATGCATCGAGCGTGGCAAATAGATGAAGAACCTGTCATTCTTACCGCAGCCATGTTTCGTCCCGATGTAAAGACCGAGGGACTTGCCTGGATGATAAAATCCTTAGCCAAACTGGTAAAAAAGAGTGTTCCGTTTAAGCTGATAATTGCAGGAGACGGCAGCGAACGGGAAACGCTGATAAAACTGGCCAATCAACATCTCCCAGACAGAGTCATTTTTACCGGCCGCATTGCGAGGGAGAACATGTATCGCTTCTACTCAGGGGGAGATCTTTTTGCATTTCCCGGAATCAGGGAATCACTCGGGATGGTATATCTTGAAGCCCAATCCTGTGGCCTGCCCGTCGTTGCCTTTGACAACGGTGGAATCCCTGAGATTGTCGATCAGAACAAAACAGCATTTCTCACCAAACCCTTTGACGAAGACTCTTTTTGCCTGCGCATCAAACTGTTACTGCAGGACAAACGACAACGCACTATAATGGGAGCAGCAGCAGCAAAACATGTCCGTCAAAATCACGACCTCCATTCCAATTACCTCAAATTTGAACATATTCTGATGAGCCATGCAGAGACTCTTTAA
- a CDS encoding glycosyltransferase family 4 protein — MNAFPKTVHTLGYILKGYPRISETFISNEILLLEQLGFRMRLFPMRHPRENFCHDSVKQIQARVDYLPTELLLEFPRLLLPNIFLAIKRPSLFKHGLGLAHRRYKRTANLATFKHLLQAGYLTNHHLLKDSTLSHLHGHFAHSPTSVTMFAALLSGRSFSFTAHAKDIYTSNPEQLREKIRLAEFVITCTDYNRKHLENIADGLNTPIYCIYHGIDLKLFSPETDHTECAPPYRLLTVARMTEKKGLPTLYKALQILKNQNIQFQHTLIGDGDDREKIQKLITELGLADHCQCLGTRTHKEVLKQFEESDLFVLACEIARNGDRDGIPNVLVESLAMGVPGLSTTVSAIPEILIHNTSGITVAPSEPETMAGHIREILENKPLRKTLIQGGIKHTQKHFDNRRLIAAMGDIFRNQLETNQKKAQ, encoded by the coding sequence ATGAACGCTTTCCCAAAGACAGTCCACACACTCGGATACATCCTTAAGGGCTATCCCCGCATTTCAGAAACCTTTATTTCAAACGAAATCTTACTTCTTGAGCAGCTCGGTTTTCGTATGCGACTTTTCCCCATGCGTCATCCCAGGGAGAATTTTTGTCATGATTCCGTAAAACAGATTCAGGCTCGGGTGGATTATCTCCCCACCGAACTGCTACTTGAGTTTCCCCGACTGCTTCTGCCCAACATTTTCCTCGCAATCAAACGCCCTTCCCTCTTTAAGCATGGACTTGGACTTGCCCACAGACGCTACAAACGAACCGCAAATCTGGCCACGTTCAAACATCTTCTTCAGGCAGGTTACCTGACAAATCACCACCTTTTGAAAGATAGTACTCTTAGCCACCTTCATGGCCATTTTGCCCATTCCCCCACTTCGGTTACCATGTTCGCAGCACTCCTTTCCGGTAGATCCTTCAGCTTTACCGCCCATGCAAAGGATATTTACACTTCAAACCCTGAGCAGCTCCGTGAAAAAATCAGGCTGGCCGAATTCGTTATTACCTGTACTGATTACAATCGAAAACACCTCGAGAACATTGCAGATGGACTCAACACCCCTATTTATTGTATTTACCATGGAATTGACCTGAAACTCTTTTCACCTGAGACCGACCATACAGAATGCGCTCCGCCGTACAGATTGTTAACGGTTGCACGGATGACTGAGAAAAAAGGTTTACCAACTCTGTACAAGGCCCTGCAAATCCTGAAAAATCAAAACATTCAGTTTCAGCATACCCTGATCGGGGATGGAGATGACAGAGAGAAGATCCAGAAACTCATCACAGAACTCGGACTTGCCGATCACTGTCAATGTTTAGGTACCCGGACCCATAAGGAGGTCCTCAAACAGTTCGAGGAGAGTGATCTTTTTGTACTGGCCTGTGAAATCGCAAGGAACGGTGATCGTGACGGCATTCCCAATGTGCTGGTTGAGAGTCTGGCCATGGGCGTCCCGGGACTTTCTACCACTGTTTCTGCAATTCCTGAAATTCTCATCCATAATACAAGCGGCATTACAGTTGCTCCATCAGAGCCTGAAACAATGGCTGGCCACATTCGGGAAATCCTGGAAAACAAACCACTGAGAAAAACACTTATCCAGGGTGGCATTAAACACACACAAAAACATTTCGACAACCGCCGACTCATTGCAGCAATGGGTGATATCTTCCGTAATCAGCTGGAAACAAATCAAAAAAAAGCGCAGTAA